The Akkermansia sp. N21116 genome includes a region encoding these proteins:
- a CDS encoding type IV pilus twitching motility protein PilT, which produces MSEYILPHVDGYLKIGQDFDCSDIHLAVNTPPTWRRYGQLMPIWAEAPKLTPADTDTLVRSFLLEREWNRLQERGDVDFAYSNDFGRYRASVVKQRLGYDLCFRIINTQVRTMDEIGLPTEDIIPLTRFNNGLILVTGSVGCGKSTTLASIVDFINQDRQDHIITLEDPIEYIINSKGCQVNQREVHKHTESFARALRGALREDPDVIMVGEMRDLETISLALTAAETGHLVLGTLHTGSAARTVDRVLDVFPVEQRDQIRIMVSESLRGIISQQLVPRADGRGRALAIEMLVNTPAIGNCIREGKTFMIPGCIQTGKAQGMILMDDSLRALHKAGIISTEECLFRCDDKTIMKTYLGIKD; this is translated from the coding sequence ATGAGTGAATATATTTTGCCACATGTGGACGGTTATCTGAAGATCGGGCAGGATTTCGATTGCTCCGATATTCATTTGGCCGTGAATACCCCTCCGACATGGCGTCGGTATGGACAGTTGATGCCGATTTGGGCAGAAGCTCCCAAATTGACTCCGGCTGATACGGATACCCTTGTCCGTAGTTTCCTGCTGGAGAGGGAATGGAACCGTTTGCAGGAACGCGGTGACGTTGATTTTGCCTATTCTAACGACTTTGGCCGTTATCGTGCTTCCGTCGTCAAGCAACGCCTCGGCTATGATCTCTGCTTCCGTATCATTAATACCCAGGTGCGCACGATGGACGAAATCGGGTTGCCTACGGAAGATATTATTCCCCTGACTCGTTTTAACAACGGCCTGATCCTGGTGACCGGTTCTGTCGGTTGCGGTAAATCAACCACGCTGGCGTCAATCGTCGATTTCATCAACCAGGACCGACAAGACCATATCATCACTCTGGAAGACCCGATCGAATACATCATCAATAGCAAGGGCTGCCAAGTCAACCAGCGAGAAGTCCACAAACACACCGAATCTTTCGCCAGGGCGCTTCGCGGCGCTCTCCGTGAAGACCCGGACGTCATCATGGTCGGTGAAATGCGCGACTTGGAAACGATTTCTCTTGCTTTGACTGCTGCTGAAACGGGCCACCTTGTGCTCGGTACCCTGCACACGGGATCCGCCGCTCGTACGGTTGACCGTGTTCTGGACGTGTTCCCCGTCGAACAGCGTGACCAGATCCGAATTATGGTCAGTGAATCCCTTCGAGGCATTATTTCCCAGCAACTCGTTCCCCGCGCCGACGGCAGAGGACGTGCTCTTGCCATTGAAATGCTCGTCAACACGCCCGCTATCGGCAACTGTATCCGTGAAGGCAAAACCTTCATGATCCCCGGTTGCATCCAGACCGGCAAGGCTCAGGGAATGATCCTCATGGACGACTCTCTGAGGGCTCTGCACAAGGCAGGCATTATCTCGACCGAAGAGTGCCTGTTCCGTTGCGATGACAAGACGATCATGAAAACCTATCTCGGCATCAAGGACTGA